In Vicinamibacteria bacterium, the DNA window CTCACGCAGTTCTACGCCATCGCCGTCGACCTGGACGAGCCTTACAACATCTATGGCGGTGCTCAAGATACCCACTCCTGGGCGGGGCCCAGCACGACCCGCAACCACGTCGGCATCCTCAACCAGGACTGGTTCCAGACCAATTTCGGCGACGGCATGTATCAGCAGGCCGATCCCAACGACGCGACCGTCCTCTATACGGAGTCGCAAGGTGGAAATCTCCAGCGGGTCGACCGCCGGACGGGAGATCGCAAGTCGATCCGGCCCTATCCTTCCGAAGACCAGGACGAATACCGGTTCCATTGGACGTCACCGCTTCGAATCTCGAGGCACGATCCCGGCGTCCTGTTCTTCGGGGGCAACCGTCTGTTCATCTCTCGAGATCGGGGGGATAGTTGGATGGCGAGTCCCGACCTCACCTGGAACGAGGACCGGGACGAGCTCCCGATCATGGGCGCCGAACCGAACGATCGAACGCTCTCCCGCCACGACGGGGTTTCCGATTGGGGGACGGTCACGACGATCGCCGAGTCGCCTCTCGATCCCCGGCTGCTGTACGTGGGTACGGACGACGGGCGCATTCAGCAGACGCGTGACGGCGGCGAGACCTGGCGTAGCCTCGAGGCGAACCTGGCGCCCTTCGACTCGAAAAGAACGACGGTGAGTCGCATCGTCGCCTCGCATTCCGAGGCTTCGCGCGCCTATGTGAGCCTCGACCGGCATCAGCTCGGCGATTTCGCTCCCTACCTCTTCGTCACCGAAGACGGCGGCGACTCCTGGCGCTCGATCGTCTCCGACCTTCCCGAGCGCGGCTGGATCAACGTCGTCGTCGAGCACCCGAGAAACGGCGACCTGCTGTTCGTCGGCACCGAGACCGGCCTTTTCGTGAGCTTCGATCGCGGGGGCGAATGGATGAGGATGACGGGGAATTTTCCCACCGTGCCGGTGGACGACATCGTGATCCACCCCCGAGACAACGACCTCGTGGTGGGGACCCACGGGCGATCGATTTACATTCTCGACGACATCACGCCGCTGGAACATCACCGCCCGCGCTCCGATTCCATCGAGCTTTTCGACATCCGGAAAGCGACGTTGTTCCTCCCGTGGAAGCACGAGAGCTATCTGGGACAGCGGCCGTTCATCGGCCCGAACGCACCGTTCGGTGCCCTCATCACCTATCGCCTCCCATCGGACGTCTCGGAGACACCGCTCATCCGGATTAAGAATCAAGCCGGCGTGGAGCTGAGGACTCTCCCGGGCACCGCTCGCGCGGGATTCAATCGAATCGTCTGGGATTTGAGGGTGCGTGCTCCCGAGCTCGTTGGTGATTCGGGTCCGCTGGCTCCTCCCGGCGGCTACTCGGTCGCGCTCGAGGTTTCGGGCGAGCGACGGGAAAGCTCGGTCCAGGTTGTTCTCGATCCCCGCCTCGAGATTCCCGAACCGGAGCTGCAGGGGCGGTTCGAGTTTCTCACAGAGGTCAACGCCTTGCGCGCCCGTCTGGCCCAGGCGGTCTCCAAGGCAAAGGAGCTCGAGGAGGAGCTCGATCGTGTGAGCGCCGTGCTTCGAGGTGACGAGCGTGCCGACATCCGGACGTCCATCGAGGAAGGTCTCGAAAAGCTCACCGCCTCGTCCGAGCCCCTGGGCGGCGGGTCTTCGAGCTTTCGGAACCCTTCGCTCGCGGCTCAAGCCACACGCCTCTACCGGGAGCTAGAAGGCAATCAGGCGCAACAGGGAACGCTCCATGGCCCGACAGAGGTGCAGCGCGAACGACTCCGGCGGCTCACACAGGAGGCGGAGCAGAAGTTGGCCGAGCACGAAGCGGTCGTCACATCGCTCGTGTCGGAGCTGAACGAGCGACTGCGCGAGGTGGGGCCTCTACGCATCCAAGGCTAAGCTCTCGGTTCGGAGCCCGTCACCATCCTACGTTGGGTGAGGCTGGCAGGACCGTGGCCACCCGTCGGGGAATCAACTCGGGTGCGGAACGCTTCAGGTACTCGATCTCTTCCCTCAGCTTGGAGAGATCTTCCGAGCGGTCGACGTCGTACCAGGGAACCAGAAGGTCGAAGGTGCAGCCACTCTCCTGGAGCGCCCGTTTCGTCGCTTCGAGCACGTTCTCCGTTCCCCAGGCGATACCGCGGAACATCTGGGGCACGAACCTGCGGCAGCCCAGAAGATAGTATCCGCCGTCCTCGGCGGGACCGAGAACGACGTCGACCTCCTCCAAACGATGGAAGGCCTCCTCGATCACCTCGACGGGTAGCGTAGGGCTGTCGCTGCCGAGCACCACGACCCGCTTGACTCCTCGGCGCAGGTTCAGATCGAACAGGCTCGCCAGCCGCACGCCGAGGTCGCCCGACGCCTGGATCACCACCATCCAGGAACGGGGAATGTCCAGGTCGTCGGCCCGGCGCAGCGGTTCGCTCAGCAAGAGCAGTCGATCCATGCTCACACGCTGGATCTTCCCGAAGCGCTCGAGCGTATCGCCAACGAGAGCACGGTGGAGGGCGAGTGCCTCGTCGACGGTCAGGGGAGGGCAGAGTCTCGTCTTGACCCGGCCGAGCTCGGGGGCACGGGCGAAGACTGCGAGCAGTTCGCGCGGAGCGCTCACCGATTCATCACAATCATGGCTCACCGGAGCGACGCGGGCTGCGGCGAGCCAGCGTCAGCACCTCCAACAAGGCCTCGTTGTCGGGGTTCGCCAAGAGCCCCTGCCGACAGACCCCGGCCGCGGCGGCGGGATTGCCGGCGACGAGATGAGCGCGCGCCGCTTTCACCATCGGCGAGACGCGCCGCGGCTCGAGAGAAGCCACCTCGAGGAAGAGCTCGGCTCCGATCTCGGGCTTGCCCAGCTCCAGATAGGCGTCGCCCAGGCGCTCGAGGACGGCCGGACTCCGACCGCTCAGCTTGAGATAAACGTGATAGGCGGTAACCGCCTCGGCGAAATTTCGGCGGGCGGTGTACAGGTCGCCCAACATGCGGTGCGCCTCCGCCTGGATTGGCGTGGCCTGGCTGGCGCGCTGGAGCTCGGTGAAACCTCTCGACTCGTCGCCCATGGCGAGATAGGCACGTCCCAGAGCGAGGTGCGCGGCGCCGTTCGTCGGGTCCATTTTCACCACCGAGGACAATGCGGTCACGGCTTTCTCCAGGGCAACGGGGTCGCCGCGCCGACTTGCCTCCGAGAACCAGAGCTCGCCGAGGTTGAGGTAGGCACGGGGAAGGTTGGGATCTTGTTCGAGCGCCAGCCCCACCGCTTCGATCGCTTCAGCCACGCGCCCTGCCGCGCGATGTATCTCGGCGAGGTGGAGGTAGGGCTCGGCGGCGCCGGGATTGGCATCGATCTCGATTTCCACCAGGGGACGGGCCTCGTCGGGCTCTCCTCGATCGAGGTAGAGCTCGATCAGAGCTGAGCGCGCCAGCTCCGCCTCCGGAGCCAGCTCGAGCGCCTGGAGAAAGTCGGACTCGGCCTCGTCATGGCCACCAAGCGAGAGGAAGACCGCACCTCTCAGGTAATAGGCCTCCCAAAACCGCTCGCGCAGTGCGGCGGCACGGCTCAGAGCCTCGAGGGCATCGGCTTCGAGTCCCGCTCGGAACTGAGCGAGCCCGAGCTTGTAATAAAGCGTGGCTGAGTCGGGATCGAGCTCGATGGCCTTCTGGTAGTGCAAGGCGGCATCCTCGAAGCGGCCAGCC includes these proteins:
- a CDS encoding TIGR04282 family arsenosugar biosynthesis glycosyltransferase produces the protein MSAPRELLAVFARAPELGRVKTRLCPPLTVDEALALHRALVGDTLERFGKIQRVSMDRLLLLSEPLRRADDLDIPRSWMVVIQASGDLGVRLASLFDLNLRRGVKRVVVLGSDSPTLPVEVIEEAFHRLEEVDVVLGPAEDGGYYLLGCRRFVPQMFRGIAWGTENVLEATKRALQESGCTFDLLVPWYDVDRSEDLSKLREEIEYLKRSAPELIPRRVATVLPASPNVGW
- a CDS encoding tetratricopeptide repeat protein, with translation AFMRRVVLVAGSLLLLGGGAFAAFRAVSKDYRYYELIKLGDQLLQEELPFQASRTYTSAIGVKPQDALAYLKRAEAERRQGNLEPAMADLEQASALSSDFLTMSMRLADLYDEAGRFEDAALHYQKAIELDPDSATLYYKLGLAQFRAGLEADALEALSRAAALRERFWEAYYLRGAVFLSLGGHDEAESDFLQALELAPEAELARSALIELYLDRGEPDEARPLVEIEIDANPGAAEPYLHLAEIHRAAGRVAEAIEAVGLALEQDPNLPRAYLNLGELWFSEASRRGDPVALEKAVTALSSVVKMDPTNGAAHLALGRAYLAMGDESRGFTELQRASQATPIQAEAHRMLGDLYTARRNFAEAVTAYHVYLKLSGRSPAVLERLGDAYLELGKPEIGAELFLEVASLEPRRVSPMVKAARAHLVAGNPAAAAGVCRQGLLANPDNEALLEVLTLARRSPRRSGEP